The Denticeps clupeoides chromosome 10, fDenClu1.1, whole genome shotgun sequence DNA window AGAAGGGATTCTCCCTCACAACAATATCACTTGCACTGTTTTTTAGATGAGCGATGGTCAGACGTCAGGCAGGGATAACTGATCCACGCTGCATTGTGAGGAGAGACGGTGTGCTATGGATCTGTTGGTTTTTCCAGCAGGAGAGCACATCCATTGCGATATTGGCACAGAGACCACCTCCCTGCTCTGCTCTTCTCTACTGACAAACTGATGGACTTTTTTCTGGGCATTGTGTTCCCTGTGACACCATTGATCTGGCAAGGGACAGAGAATTACAGTACGCAGTAGTTTACACCACAGCTTACAACGACTGGGTACAGGGAACTCCAGTTAATGCACCAGTAAGCCATAGATCCTATGACACtttattaaacatgaatgaGAACGTAGGAACTCTTTAAGGAACTGTCGGAAAACCATCAACActatatgaaacatttttcgAATGTTTATAATTGTTACGTCAACTAcatgatctgtgtgtgttttatatagtttttagtCTTCATTAGTCCAAAAAGGAACCAGTATGTGCATCTTTGTAGTCAGTTTTGAGGTGATCTGGTTTCGAAtcagtctgttacccactagtgcACTGAATTATTGtgtaatgctgttttttttttttttttgctgtctttTCTGCGCAGGAAATCGTGACCATCGTCGTGTTCGGTGTGGAGTACATCATCCGGATCTGGGCTGCAGGATGCTGCTGTCGCTACCGAGGCTGGAGGGGCCGTTTGAGGTTCGCCCGCAAGCCCTTCTGTGTGATCGGTGAGAACGATGGCCGTCTCTTCAGACTTCTTCAGCCTCCTTCCTCGAGGGAGACAGCTTGCGAGATGCCAGCATATGGTTCTGCATTGCACCTGCTATAAAAAGCTGCGCTGTGTCTAATTCAGCGCTGGAGCTGCTGTACTTTGATACAGGTTGTCACATCCCCGGCCTTGGCAGCTTCACGCCACTCTGACTCCATCCTTAAAACATCAGGTTTTCACCTTCCGTGTTCCCTGCCCTTTCATGATGATCtgatttctgaaaaaaatcattttgttttccagtcttttggttttattttaccGGCCCAGAACCAGGTTCGTTTCCTGGTGCTTTGGGGCTCCAAGCCACACCCACAACCAGGCCTGTTTCCAGGGTCTGCTATTTCAGCgatttcttttttgtgtatatTGTTTGAGATCGCTATTCAAAACCTTGAAGATGGATATATTAATggatatattatattatagatATATGAGAGACACCAGCAAGTGTCATGATAACTGCCATTATCTGGCAGTAGAATGTTTGccaaaaaatctgcaaaaattagtattgcacaatttttttactttcacttcactcatttgcacaccttcaccctacctgttacacatatttaatgttttatgttaaaaacataaaagtgtaatatttggttatgtttgcaatatttgcatattagttCATTGTgaacttgcaatatttgcaatatgaGGTCTATAGCTGTCGCTAAAGcctttcactgcatatcataccatgtatggctgtgcatgtgacaaataaaatttgaatttgaacttttTTGGCTACGCTAGCAAAGACACTAACTTTTTGGTGGCTGTGCtctgcctttatttattttttaattataaaacatAAAGCAGGGTTTGCTGCACATGAATAGTTGTGTCAGCTCAGTCCCTTGGCAATTGACCCAGTTGCAATCGCCTTGGTGACAACAGGGAGCTGATTCACGGTGGACCTCCTCTTGAAGATATATCAGCGTGCCAGTGTGGCAAGATGCCACTGGCATCCCAGCTGGCATCCCACAGACTTGGCACACTGATTGGATAGTAACTCTTGTGCagtgagtttttatttattatgaaataaattatttctgTCAAGGCAGTGCAGATATACTGTAGATCCAGACGAGTGGTTTTGGTGAACTGGGTGATATGAAGGTAAAATATTTGGTTTGGAACTATAGACgtttccattttatttctgaagtAAAACCCAACAGCATGCATGTTCTCGCCAGACATTGCctgtaaatatggaaaaagGTTAAATGccctgaataaaaatattggcATACAGCTTCCCCCTGATGCAGTATAAATGTGTTTAGAGGCCAGAAgtgattttaatgatttttagtGAAAATCTTTcttattttctcatttcttatttttcccCTCTGCAGACATAATGGTGCTGATTGCGTCAGTGTCGGTGCTGGCGGCGGGTTCACAGGGGAACGTCTTTGCTACCTCGGCCATCAGGAGCTTGAGGTTCCTCCAGATCCTTCGCATGCTACGCATGGACCGCAGAGGGGGGACGTGGAAACTGCTGGGATCGGTGGTCTACGCTCACAGCAAAGTAATAACGTGAACTGTGCATATAAAACATCAATTAAACCCATTTTCTGTGATCTTGTGGATGATCATTCTagacatgttttaaaatgatcattcaATCTCAGAAACTGCTGTTATGGCATAAAGGGAGCCTGTGTACCATATTTTGAGAACCAATGCGCCATAACATTCATCATTTGCATATACTGTAATTTTTCTCTTCAGGAGCTGATCACTGCATGGTACATTGGATTTCTGTGCCTCATCTTGGCCTCCTTCCTGGTGTACTCGGTGGAGAAGGAAGAAAACGAGATGTTTGAGACGTATGCCGACGCACTGTGGTGGGGCCTGGTGAGTGCTGGGGTAATTCCTCAGCTGGTGGCACTTATCAGATAATGGGATCTCCACCATGAAATAAACTCATTCGTATGGAAATCCTCGGTATGTGGCTCCTcagaagtgtttttttgttgttgttgttgctttatTCCAATTCTTGCTGGCTTTTAAAGAGATAAGTAAGAGCAGCAGACAACAACTTCtgtttcagaagaaaaaaatgccattgCCTTTCTCTCTCCACAGATCACCTTGACAACCATTGGTTACGGTGATAAATTCCCACAGACGTGGAATGGTCGGCTCATCGCTGCAACCTTCAGCTTGATTGGTGTGGCCTTCTTTGCACTTCCTGCTGTGAGTTGTCACAAAGTTGGAGTAAATGAATGCAGAGTGAGCACATTTAGGAAAGTCCTGAGATGGCCTTTCTTCTTTCCCCCTTCTTATCCAGGGGATTCTCGGCTCTGGTTTTGCCCTTAAAGTGCAGGAGCAGCACCGACagaaacattttgaaaagcGCAGAAATCCAGCCGCCGGCCTCATCCAGGTGCGTTACGGTTTCTTTCAGCTTTTGCAACATGGGCTGCAACCTACCTGACTCCTTGTGGAATGCcattgcttagcaacaacaccaacaGCTGGATCATGTATGGATTCATAAAAAGCAAACCTTAACCTGTCATGTAATATCAAGAATGCACTTAAAGTTGTGGGATACCTCTCTATGTATaaacagtcatgtgagaaaattaggacacccaatgaaagcctgtatattttcaaatatatttggTCATAtggacatttaaaatgtatttaagttaaatgtaTTGATCCAGTTTATAAGTCTGGTAAGGGGTTTAAAGAAAGAATATTAAGAAAGTATTTCACATGAGCATTTCCATCCATCCAGAACAATATTTGCAAGTGGAGGACATTGAAAACAACTGCCACGATACCCAGGTCTGGCCGTCCAGATACCCAGGTCTGGCCGTCACCCACAGAGCAAACTTTATGATGCTCAAAGAAGTCATCAAATATCCTAAAATTTATTATTATGGGAACTACAGCAGGCTCTGGGTATTGTCGGTGTGAAAGTGCATGTCTCTGCTATCAGAAAGAGACAACACAAGGCCTGTAGCTTGgcgtagtatcctagtgggtgacacactctcctgtgaacccaggttcaaatcccccttactaccatagtgttgccgagcaagacacttaactctgagtctctccagagggactgtccctgtaactgctgattgtaagtcactctggataagggcgtctgataaatgctgtaaatgtaaatgcaaacctTTGCTCTCTATGAGAAACATTAAGGCCAGACTGAAGTTTGCCAGAGTGAACATAGACAAAGACCATGACTTCTGGAATAATGCTCTTTGGACAGATGAGTCAAAAATTGAATTATTTGGACATCAGAACAGAAGACATATCTTGGTTTGGGGATGGGGATGCTGCAGCAAGACTTGGCCAGCTCACCATCATAGAGTCCATCATGAATTATACTGTGTATCAGAGGGTGCATGTGATACCgtctgtaaaaaaacatttaagcgAAACTGGAcactgcaacatgacaatgacccaaagcataccagcaaatccaccaagGACTGGCTAGACACTAAGAAGTGGAGAGTCCTGGAATGGCCAAGTCAAAGTCCTGATCTTAAACCCATTGAGGTGCTGTGGAGTGAGTTGAAACAGGCTGTACATGCAAGAAACGcctcaaacatctcacagcTGAAAGAATTCTGCGTTGAGGGCAAACTTTCTTCTGATCGATGTCAGAGACTGATAAAAGGCTATATAAGATGTCTCACTGAAGTTATATCAGCCAAAGGGGACAACAATAGCTATTAGGGGTAGGGTGTCCTAAATTTTTcctccattaaaatacacatttttagaaaatgtaaaaaaaaaattatatatatatgtgtgtgtgtgtgtgtgtgtgtgtgtgtgtgtgtgtgtgtgtgtgtaatacataaaaacatgattggaCATTGATATGTGAACAGTTCTGATTATTTAAACAGAGCTGATTATTTAATCGGGTATCGTAAatttctcacatgactgtaaacataaataaaacatgcttatataaaatgttttatctcTTCCTCTCATAATACTTCATATGATGATGCTAATACTCATACCGCACTCATGAAGCTGGTTACAGCTGGTTACAGACAAATGCAGCACTCTGCTGTGAAACCCACAGATTTCAATGGGATGTGCTTCTGAAGAGTGATGTTGCACTGCTCCCAGTGAAGTGGTCAGTTGGTATGACAAAGTGGTCTCTACAGACAACATGTTCAAAGTTGAATATTGttcaactttgacctctgcacaaTGTGCCACATTGACGCACAACCAATTGAAACAGGGCATCGAAATGGGTTCTAAAAGCAAGATGGAGGGGACGTTGATTATAGCAGTAATCGTAGTAGATTATCATGATTTATTTGATCACACCATTTT harbors:
- the kcnq2a gene encoding potassium voltage-gated channel, KQT-like subfamily, member 2a isoform X11, coding for MVQQSANGGVYPPAGGDKKLKVGFVGLEPGAAETSRDAALLIAASESAKRGGILHRPRPGASGSARHNKRNAGYRRLQNFLYNALERPRGWAFVYHAYVFVLVFSCLLLSVFATIKEFKKSSESALYILEIVTIVVFGVEYIIRIWAAGCCCRYRGWRGRLRFARKPFCVIDIMVLIASVSVLAAGSQGNVFATSAIRSLRFLQILRMLRMDRRGGTWKLLGSVVYAHSKELITAWYIGFLCLILASFLVYSVEKEENEMFETYADALWWGLITLTTIGYGDKFPQTWNGRLIAATFSLIGVAFFALPAGILGSGFALKVQEQHRQKHFEKRRNPAAGLIQTAWRFHSTNLSRKDLLATWDFYEQTVSVPMFR